In Plasmodium falciparum 3D7 genome assembly, chromosome: 13, the following are encoded in one genomic region:
- a CDS encoding 26S protease regulatory subunit 7, putative: MEEETNTQSKPLDDEDINILKSYGSGPYSKTIKKVEGDISGLLVNINKLCGVRESDTGLCLPNQWDLQLDKQMLNEEQPLQVARCTKIINADTDQTKYIINVKQIAKFVVGLGDKVAPSDIEEGMRVGVDRTKYKIQILLPPKIDPSVTMMTVEEKPDITYNDIGGCKEQLEKLREVVEMPLLQPERFVTLGIDPPKGVLLYGPPGTGKTLTARAIANRTDACFICVIGSELVQKYVGEGARMVRELFQMAKSKKACILFIDEVDAIGGSRGDESAHGDHEVQRTMLEIVNQLDGFDNRGNIKVLMATNRPDTLDSALVRPGRIDRRIEFSLPDLEGRTHIFKIHANTMNMSRDVRFELLARLCPNSTGSDIRSVCTEAGMFAIRARRKTITEKDLLLAINKVIHGCKQFSATGKYMVYN; the protein is encoded by the exons ATGGAAGAAGAAACTAACACTCAATCGAAGCCAttagatgatgaagatataaatatattgaaatcATAT gGCTCTGGACCATATTCGAAGACCATTAAAAAGGTAGAAGGAGACATATCAGGACTCCtagttaatataaataaattatgtgGTGTAAGGGAGAGTGATACAGGATTATGTTTACCAAATCAATGGGATTTACAATTAGATAAACAAATGTTAAATGAAGAACAACCTTTACAAGTTGCAAGATGcacaaaaattattaatgcAGATACAGATCAaactaaatatattataaatgtaaaacAAATAGCTAAATTTGTAGTAGGGTTAGGAGATAAGGTAGCACCCAGTGATATTGAAGAAGGAATGAGAGTAGGTGTTGATCGTacgaaatataaaatacaaatattattacctCCAAAAATTGATCCAAGTGTCACTATGATGACAGTTGAAGAAAAACCTGATATTACGTATAATGATATTGGAGGATGTAAAGAACAGTTAGAGAAATTAAGAGAAGTTGTTGAAATGCCTTTACTACAACCAGAAAGGTTTGTAACCCTAGGTATTGATCCACCGAAAGgagttttattatatggtcCTCCAGGTACAGGTAAAACCTTAACAGCTCGAGCTATAGCTAATAGAACAGATGCATGTTTTATTTGTGTTATTGGTTCTGAATTAGTTCAGAAATATGTTGGAGAAGGTGCTAGAATGGTTAGAGAATTATTTCAAATGGCTAAATCTAAAAAAgcatgtattttatttattgatgAAGTTGATGCTATTGGAGGTTCAAGAGGTGATGAAAGTGCTCATGGAGATCATGAAGTACAAAGAACCATGTTAGAAATAGTTAATCAATTAGATGGTTTTGACAATAGAGGTAATATTAAGGTTTTGATGGCTACCAATAGACCAGATACCTTAGATAGTGCTTTAGTTAGACCTGGTAGAATTGATCGTAGAATTGAATTTAGTTTACCCGATTTAGAAGGTAGAACACATATATTCAAAATACATGCTAATACTATGAATATGAGTAGAGATGTAAGATTTGAACTCTTAGCTAGATTATGTCCTAACAGTACAGGGTCAGATATAAGAAGTGTTTGTACAGAAGCAGGTATGTTTGCCATAAGAGCAAGAAGAAAAACTATTACAGAAAAAGATCTCTTGTTAGCAATTAATAAGGTTATACATGGATGTAAACAATTCTCAGCAACAGGAAAATATATGGTATACAATTAG